In Nematostella vectensis chromosome 12, jaNemVect1.1, whole genome shotgun sequence, the genomic window TATAGCTTCCAGCGATTGCCATGCGATTTGACATGTACCATAGCATGTGTACGGAAACAGCTATTTACTTAATTATcaagaaaaggaaataatatCCTAAGGACTAACCGGCCTTAAGAAAACATACCGTTTAGAATCCCACAAGCTTTGCCAAAcgtaaaataatatttcattCCCTCTCTAAGCAAACTGCAAGCGATATGTTTTAAGCTGTTTTCCgcattttttatgtatttgtgAGTCAAGTACGAATTATAAGTAGAAAATTCCAGCAAAAGAATGCAATTCCATCGAGGGCGTCTAGTTATCGGTGAACAGTTTCAGTCTCAGCAATATTCGAAACAGTTTCCATTCCAGAGTTTTtatgataacaaaaaaataagaaaagaaaactcaTTGAGCTAATCGTTACATCCGGAATTTCAATCTTTATTCTTACAGAATGCACGAAAAGTTAACATCGTAATAACGCACTAATCGACGCTACCACTCCATAATTCACTGAGATATAGAACATACACAGCAAATGTTTTCAGCAGCTTTGCTTATGTGACGTCAGATACCACCGCCTGGCAGTTGAACAAGTTTTACATCCGGACAACTTCCGGTTTAAGAGAAAATAACGTGCGACAGTGATTACCAGTTTCCTTCGGTATGACGGACATCATGCTGGGTCAGTCAGTGGTCAAACCTGTCCAACTAGTTTTAATCCTTGCTTATAGTTACTTTTTTTCGCAAAATTTGATCCCactaaagaaaaatatatcctTCTTGTCCTTAAGAAAAAATCTTTGTTTTATTCCACTAGATGGACGTATCAAGCTCAAAGAGTAAAGATTATGAGTCGGCATTCAGCATGTCGACTTGTAGGCGCACGACTTGATGAAAGCGACGTGATCGTGGCGTGACTCGTGAAGCGATTGCGTGACAGAATCACAACAAGCAAGGTCAAGGGCTCTCCCGCCAGACCTCGATAATTCAAGGTCAGCATTCAGCAAGAATTACCTCGAGACTTTTGTAGGTGCACGACTTGAAGACGTCGACGTGACCGTGGCGTGACTCGTAGATTCATTGCGTGACAGAATCACAACAAGCAATGTCAAGGGCTCTCCCGCCAGGACTAGATAATTCAAGGTCAGCATTCAGCAAGAATTACCTCGGGACTTTTGTAGGTGCACGTATTGATGATACCGTGGCGTGACTCGTAATAATTGCGACAATTATCAAGGCCAAGGGCTCTGTTTTAGGACTCGATCATTCAACATCAGCTTGGCGGGTTAACTATATGCTATGACACATAGCCCCaacccaaccccccccccccccccctgctatGGCTCTGTGATATAGTTTTGTCACTTTCTTACTCCAGAAAGTTGGGCAGCccatagtaaaaaaaatgaggCTGGGACGGCTATAAGAGTCTCCTTCGCAGCCCCCAGCGGTCGGAGTCACAAagcactcccccccccccataggGGCTGCTCAGATTCGAACTACTGGCTACGCTGCTGCAAACAGCATCATCAGAGCATTGGACAAGTCAAACAAGCATTTTAACCTCCCAGGACACTCTGTCGACCACTTAGACCGTAGAGTTTCTTAACACAACGGTTCTAATGACTCTCGCATCCAGAAAGAGAATAGAATTATTTTCTCTCTTGGTTGCAGAGCCCCCCTAGGTATAAACGAAAAGCTGTTCTTCGCATAGAGGCATAGATAATAACGATTTCTTTAAGGCGGTTTACACGGGATAACATGAAACAAATACTTTTCGCGATACATTGTATGGTAGAATGTTTCTGACCTTTTAACATATCGCGCAACACAACTTTCCGCGCATCATTTCACTCGGCAACATGTTGCGTGTTTTTTAACCCTCTTCAAAAACATGCAACACAGTATAACAAATATCTGGAAAGTTATTCCGTGTAACATTTGTTTTGCAACATGTCAGAATAGATACGATACAATGTATCGCGAAAAGTTTTTGTTGCATGTTACCCAGAGCGTGCCCCGCTCTAATTGCCTATTGTTCCTTGTTCCTTTGTCCGCCCGAGCGCGGCGCTGGCTTACTGCCTATTGTtcgcaataatcaaaatgatctaaataaacgccccctatctaaagaacgcctcatATCTAATGAATGCCTCTCCCTTAGCTTAAAAATTTGTAACGCCCCTCTTTAACAAAAGCCCACCTCTATTTAACAcgcccccaccctaccctccctcccagcttaaaaacaaacgacatttcggtaatataaatcaaatttgaTTAATCTGAGTTTGGCTTCTACTTGCTACGCAAGCTGTAATTTAACGTGATCCTGGCTGAGACTAGAACCCGGCAATATCACTCAATCAAATCAAAACACTTATCCAGCCAATATAACCAAAATAATGCTCTGATGccgttataaaaaaaacaggtatTATTGCTATAATCAAAATCACAATGGTTAAGGTGGATgaatctccccccccccctccccaaccttgAATTCCCCCCCTTGGGTCTACTATTGTGACACCTGCTCAAAGATGACCAATCTATGATTTCCCTTATCGCTAACGACCACCCGACCGTCTGGGAGAGCAGCTACTGCCTCAGGCCCACAGAACTGTCCGGGACAAGTACCAGGCTGTCCGAATTCCGTTATGAATGCCCCATCTAGAGAAAACACCTTGACGCAATCTCTGTTATAGTCGCAAACTAGGATGAACTGGTCTTTATAAACTGCTAGGCCTGAAGGGGCACTGAATTGGACGTCCTCTGTGGCAGGGTCCTCTAGGTCCTTCACGGGACGCTGGGGGTCTTCGAGGTCTTTATTATGGCACAAGTACCTCAGAAATGTCCCTTCTTTGTTAAAGATCTTTACTGTGTCGTTATCTGTGTCTGAGACGTAAAACAGACCGTTCTTGGAAATGGCATAGTTTGGGTAATCAAGCTTATGGTCACCGTAATCTCCAAACGCGAACACGAACTCGCCATTTTGGTCGAACACTTGAATTCTGTTATTCGCCGTGTCCGCAACAATTATCCGACCGATACGATCTATGGAGACTCCGTGTGGCGTTCGGAATTGCCCGAATGCCTTTCCGAGCTTTCCGAACTTGTGAATTAAGCTTCCGGTTGACGTCATGACCGTGATTCGATGCCTTCCCCTCTCTGCGACAACTAAATTTCCACCCTTGTCAAACACCACCCCAGCAGGGGAGAGTAAGGCTATTTTGCGACCCTTCTCTGTGATCACGTGAGTAAGTACCCGGATGAGCACGCCATCGGGGGTAAAAAGCTGGATCCGGTCGTTGTTATAGTCGGCAATTGCGATGGTGCCATCATTTGCTGTTGCTATGCCAACGGGGTCCTGGAAATTTGTGTGTGCCGTACCCTTCCCCCCTAGGGACGTTTGGTAGACGAAATGTGGGATTACGGGGGTGGTGTTCGTCTCTGTTTGATTTTCCTTCACATTGGATATTTGGTTCCAGGACTCTGGCTCACTTTTCCAGAAATTTGTCTCGGAATTTGAGTTGATATCTGAGTCGGACGCGCATTCTATCGACTCGTCATCTGAATACGCCCGGGACATGTTCACTCCAGTATCAGAACTGAAATCCATACCGTCTAACCTCTTTGTCCTGATTTCTCCGACCTCCCCAATCACTAGATCCTTCATCAGTTTAAGAGGGCTGCATATACTTCCTGTTTCCATGACAACATCTTCTGTTGTCTTCCCGATATCCTTGTGGGCTACTTCAGACGCATTATGTCCGTTGATGTCCTCCTTTTTCAAAGCGCCTTTGGCTAATTCTAAGCCTTTTGTGACCTCGTCTATCGCTGAACGGAGAACACATTTTTTAGTCTCTACGCTTTGGCTCATTAAGTTCTGGTTATCTTCCAGACAAGAAACTAGCGCATTCTGTTGCTCCACTATCAGCGCTTTTAGCTGCCTTGTGCGCGATAAAACGCGCTCCTTTTCGGCCGCTATCTCTTTTCTCTTGTTTTCGAAATGCGTCTCGAGTAGTTCCATTTTTTCTTCCAggttcttcttcttcttctccaCTTGTGTTAGGATTTTATTGAACCTCTCCCTTGTTTGGGGGCTTGCTGGCTTGTGGTCTTTATAGTAGACGAACTCGTGAGTCTTGTGACTTAGCACCGCGCAGTCACGACATATCCCCTTGGCGCACGACTCACAATAGAACTTCATTTCCTCACAGTCATGCTCTTCACACAAACCAAGCGATTTACGCGCGGTAGGTGATTCCGACTCCCACAACTCGAGTTTATCGGGAGCAATTCGTTGTCCATTATTTAAAATCCTCAACAGATCCCCATAACTTAAACACACATGTCTCTTGTTCGGGTGCATCATGCAGAACGATGAGTCCACCGAAGGGAAACTGTCGCTACTTTTCACCGCGCCGAATGGTGCTGGAATATCGGATATAGAGCTTATCTGTGTAGTGCCTGTTTTTCTTCCCACGTCGTGCTGTGGTTTGGGGTTGATATTGGCGGAAAGACCGTCTAAACTCGGCTAAGACTCGATAGCAGGTTTACTAGTACAGTGTGATCTATTTACGTTCAAAAGACCGGTGTTTTCTTGAGGAGGCGAACGTAAGAAGTGACAACACTCGGGTTTTCTTCGCAAATCCGAAGTCTCTCGCAGGCACAAGTCACATGTGCATGAGTTCATTATGGCGTGCTTTTAGGGTTTAAATGAGAATGTTTTTAGGCTTGGATGTGCGTGTCTCGCTATGCGAAGACTCTAGCGATTAACGGTGTCTATTCAACTCATTTAACAATTCGCGACAAAGGAGGTCTAAGGTCAAACAACACGCTCAGTCCACATGACAATAGCATGACAAATTTGATAGAATTGACGAACAACTTTTGATTTCTAGATCAATTCAAACGGagttatttccttttttaccATAAGTTTGCGTACTTTGGCTTTCCTTTGTACCGTCAAAAGTTATTTCTTAAACcaccgatttttttttctgccaagCGCGTGATTGATTCCGTGATTATCGATCTCGTGCCTGACTTCACAAAAACAACACACTtttgttgaaataaatatcCTATTAACAAATCCATTGAAAAGGTCAATATACCCTGGTTGGTTCCAGAGCCTAGCAGTGATTTACTTCCCACCGTCAGGTCTAAAAGTATTGTTATCATTAGTCCATTAATTGAATTATGGAATTGATATTACACTATTAAATTAAATATTTACTTGATGAGCATAAATGAAGAAAGGGAGAGCCTAAGACCTTGTTTTCTCTTCATTCGATAAACAAACCTGAAATCTTCGGTTTCCATGGCGGGATCAAAGATTAGTTGACGGCTTTTTCAGATAACAACATGCCGAGAATTATTGAAAACTAAAAAACTAAAGACTGCCGTTTTGCAGCTTCGCAATTCGAAGCTGTTTTTGACTTTGCCTATTTAGTTTGCTTGTGGGAAGGCATGCTTTCAGCCAAATATTGTTGTTTGTGAAATAGTACAATAGGCTGGGCAAATAACAGTCTTTTCCGTAGTGTTTCTCGGAGATGTACTTGAATTCGCGGTTTTGGTTACTTTTGTGCGAAAACCTGGAGACGCGCAGCCTTTGGGGCTCtaacaagctgcaatttgattgggcaaatgaacaatatccgcacctcgacacaaagaacgagaagaatagagacaaaagaactcctttgtagaacaaagataataggagacaaagcagctgcgtacccACCTTTAAGCCGGCTCTCCGGAGTTTCGCCGAAATTccggagagccggctagcaagCTAACGAGTCTAATCTCGGATCGCGGGTGAGAGGCGCGGGTGCGGGTAAATAGGCGCGGTTGAATTATTAAATCGTTCTTTTTAATGAACACTGCAGAACTGTAGACTCACAATCTCGATCCACACCAACCCACGCCGCTTTCTGAAACCTAACCACTCCGCTTCCGTGTAGATCTcatacctattgaaaaaataacaagcaaCCGCGACTTCATCCGCAAAAcaagagaagccacactgatagctCTGTACAGGCCCCGAAATGATctcaggacccgaaacgatcccaggacccgaaacgatccccaaaagttccccaactgatcctcggacccgaaccgataccgaggagtccccgaaatcaacgccaaggaattgcggtaatggacaaagggaaagcagaagaaacaCTAGCAATTTTAAAGCATAATTtagggttaacagcgactcgatttccaaacaacgtgacttaaaaatattaaattacaacacaatacttctatttattacattgcccggcgttaaacccataaacagagtccaaaacaaatacagcataaacatagcacagctttg contains:
- the LOC5503869 gene encoding tripartite motif-containing protein 2; this translates as MMHPNKRHVCLSYGDLLRILNNGQRIAPDKLELWESESPTARKSLGLCEEHDCEEMKFYCESCAKGICRDCAVLSHKTHEFVYYKDHKPASPQTRERFNKILTQVEKKKKNLEEKMELLETHFENKRKEIAAEKERVLSRTRQLKALIVEQQNALVSCLEDNQNLMSQSVETKKCVLRSAIDEVTKGLELAKGALKKEDINGHNASEVAHKDIGKTTEDVVMETGSICSPLKLMKDLVIGEVGEIRTKRLDGMDFSSDTGVNMSRAYSDDESIECASDSDINSNSETNFWKSEPESWNQISNVKENQTETNTTPVIPHFVYQTSLGGKGTAHTNFQDPVGIATANDGTIAIADYNNDRIQLFTPDGVLIRVLTHVITEKGRKIALLSPAGVVFDKGGNLVVAERGRHRITVMTSTGSLIHKFGKLGKAFGQFRTPHGVSIDRIGRIIVADTANNRIQVFDQNGEFVFAFGDYGDHKLDYPNYAISKNGLFYVSDTDNDTVKIFNKEGTFLRYLCHNKDLEDPQRPVKDLEDPATEDVQFSAPSGLAVYKDQFILVCDYNRDCVKVFSLDGAFITEFGQPGTCPGQFCGPEAVAALPDGRVVVSDKGNHRLVIFEQVSQ